The segment CCCATCAGCCTTGGACAATGTCTCGGTGAGCCAGACGGAATCGAGTGGCTCAAAATGGTCCAACCTGTGGTGCAAGAGAGGATTGACCGGTATCTCCAGAACGAGATTCGGTTTAGTCTCTTGGCTGTGGTTAAGAACAGGAAAGAGATGTACCGAGCTGAGCTGAAAGAGTATCAGATGAAGCGGGAGAGGATTTTGCAGCAGGTGGGTGCACTGCAAGCTGATAAGTACACTGAGAAGAGCAGCTACGAGGCTCTGGATAAGTCTCTTTCTGAAGTCAACGTCGGGATCGAGACAGTGTCGCAGAAGATTGTAATGGAGGAAGAGAGGGCCAAGAACTGGAAGAAAGAGAACTTGAGGAGGAAACATAACTATgtccctttcctcttcaacttcCTCAAGATTCTTGCAGACAAGAAGAAGCTCAAGCCTCTCATTGAGAAAGCTAGACGTTAATAccttaatcagttttttttgCAATGATATTAAAACTTTATATGTATGAGGGTTTGATTGTATTCAGTCTGAGGATTTTTGTAGAACCAAATCTCTTAATTACATGAAACAATAAATCAAACAGAGTTACAAAACttgttctcttctttaatgtaaAAACTTCTATAATGGCAGATATCTCAACTGCTGCAATCATCATCGGTTTAGACTCACAAAACCGAAGATCGTCATATCATCACTCGTACCTGGTGGTTGTGAAAGAAGAGAGTAAACCGGCTGCTTGAGATGGTATTATATCCCCAAATGTCGACATAGCGGCTGCTGATCTATCCTTGAATATTCCAACTTGTCCGTCACTTAGTATTGACCCAAATCTACTACCAGCCTGAAACATATATTACATGATCTTACGATATTGAACagattatgaaaaaatattgagCCACTGATCAACCGAGGAGACTAGACTGTACCTGCATGAAAGACTTTAAGAACGGGGAAGCCACGCCGAAACTGGAGTCATCTTCCAAATCACTTGTTTGAGAAAGCTCGCCATTTGTAAATGCATTCCATGAGTTTCTTGACGAACTTTCATTTGATGTAACTGGAGTGGAGACCTTATTTGTACTTCTAGAGGACAGAGCCGGAGCGCTGAATTAACCGGATATGAGAAACCATTTTTCCCACAAGGCTACAAATAGTTTCAGGTGTGGAAGAAGAAAAGCTTACCTTATGGGAAGGTATTTGAAGCGGGGAACTGTGGAGCATGGCATGATATTTGACTCTGAGTTACTTGGTAGTTTCTGGGAAGTATCTGTGTACATTCGGTTTAGTTGCACAAAGAATCCAAATAGTACTGCGTGGCGTAGGTATGACTGCTTTTCGTTCTCCCAAAGATAAGGCTCGTACCTTTTTTAGACATTTCAAAACACAAGCATCAGAGAATGATTGAGACAATAAACGATAAGATGAGATGATTCCCATGAACTTGTTAGTAAAGATGTGCTTGGTCATAGTTTAGGGATAAGGTTCCTTACGTGAGCCAGTCTATAGGATCCAACTTTTGGGTCAGTTGGGAGATTACTCCATCAATGCGACCTCTGTTGACTGACTTTGTTTGCTGTTGGCCCTGCTTTCGCCTGAAAGCTGATCTGTTCATTGTGATCTTTGGTTGTATCTCCACATTGGTGCTTGTATCACCCCCAGAAAGAATGTCCGATGCAAATCTCAAATCCAGTAAAATTTGTAAAACCCCCTTCTCTGAAATTTGGGGTTCGTTGGCCTCCCTGGCAGATAAGAAATCCTCATAAATAATGATGATCTGCGTTGTACAagagaaattgaaaaaaaaaatcattttataagcAATCACTAGCTTGGAGATATTTACTGATGAAAGTGAATAAGTGTGTATAGGAGAATAATTATAACGAACATTTTGAAGAGAAAATCGTTCCCTTGGCAGAAACATTTCTGCAGCATGTAGAAAATAATCATAGGAAAAGGAAGTAAACAGAGACAACGCACCTTCTCCAACAGGCTTGAAGCAAACTTTTGCAAAATTGACTTATCCAGTACATGGCCTCCAATTCGATGGATCTCTTCTGATGCTCGACAAAGAAATGAAATTATATAGAGCGAAGGCAAGGACGGAAGTGATATCTTCAACTCACTCTCGCCCTGCTCTTCCTTGACTATTGTCTCTTCCCACCCCTGCATTATCACTTCAAAGAGTCAGTAATTTCCAAAAACAAAGAGAGTGAACAACTAACTAACTATGTACATTTTTCAGAATATCTAATATCAATGCAAAACAGCTAAGAAGAAAGGATAAGGATCGTTTTTAGTTACCCTTAAAGGAGTTGTAGCAGACAGTCCATCGTCAATCGTAAGATCACGCAAGAAAATAGCGGAGAGCTCTTCCGATAACCACTGTATCCACAATGTATGAGCCTTAATGCACAGATCACGCATAGTTTTATTAAGCTCTTCAAATTTCGGACTTGTCTTCTCATCTGCCTTAAGTAGCGCGGCAACAGCTAACGAACTCTGCTTCCTAAGATCGGCATGCAACTGCTTTCCCGGGCTGTCAGCAGCACCTGGAGTATTCGAGCCAAATCTTGGTTGCCTCAACAAGGATGACAACTTATCAGAAACTGCATTCATAGTTTCTCTACACCACAATCTTGGAGAACCGAGAATCAAGGGAACGTGTTTCGAGTGGTTCAGCAATGCAAACAAGAGGCGTCCCATAAAAAGAGATTTCTCAATTATTATAGCAGGTGGAATTGCTTCGCTGTCGTTGTTCCCTTTCTTCATGGCAGCACAGAGAGATTCGAGTTCCTTATCCACATCTGCGAGAATTGCTGAGACACTGTCATAACATTTATTCTGCACGTATGGAGCAAGATCCTTTAACCTCGGACCTGCCTTTTCTGAATCAAAGAAGCTTAGGAGGTCTTCTAAAACATTCTGGCAGCGGTGATCAACTGCATCTCTGATTTGGCTAACTTCAGGACCAAAGTACGCCGTTAGACAACTTTGGAAGTCGCTTTCTTCAGGTGACGTTTTGTTTCCGGCAATAAAACCAGGTTTCCTAGCGTTAGGCTCGATGAACCAGACACCACCACCTGTAGAAGGTCTGTTTAAGTATGCTTGGAAGTTGATCTTCTCATCAGTGATCTCGCTAAAAGCACGAACCGACTCTGCCACATTGACAGCTTTAGCCAATTCCTCAAATCTAGAGTCAATAATGCATTTCATTCTTTCCACAAAGGCCTCCTCAAATATTTCATCCCACAGGTTCAAATCGTCGTCCAGAACAAGCTCCCGGATTCTATTCCAAGGTAGCTCTATCTCAGACCCAAAAACACTTTTAAGCCAATCTAAACTACCACTCAATACCTCTTTACTATCCATGGTCTCCCTTATCAACTTTTCCGCTGATCCAAGCTCTGCACCAGTAACAATAGCTTCAATCAAACGCTTCCCACTAACCTTACCAACAATATGTCCACCGCATTCCCTCAACCATGCCAGACACGCCTTAGAAATATCAACTTTCTCAAAAATAACCATAACAGATTCCAAATTATCTCTAAACAATTTCCACAACGCAACCTCCTCTTTCGGATTCGGAATCCCACCAAACAGCTGAGAAGCCGGAGGTGTACTCAAAATCGTCTTATAAAACAGAGGCATATCAGTCAACGCTTGCAAAAAAAGCTCACCAACTTGTCCCACAGTAACCTGAACCACACTCAACACATCACAAAACACCGAAACAACACTCCCAGCATCATCACCACTACAAGCATTCAACTTTTGCAGAACCCAAGTCTTCCTCGAGTCGAGAAACAACTCAAGAACCTCCTTCGGATCAAGCTCATCAACCACTGCTACAGCAGTTAACGCGTCCACGTAATCCCCCAACCCCAAACCCGGATCAAGAAGCCGTTCGTGGCTCCTCTGAGAAATCTGAGCCTTGAAGCCCTCCACTATCTGCCACTGATGCTCAAGCAACGGAAAATTAGCCAACAGTTTACTCTGATCCACCTCCTCCAACTTAACAAGTCTCTGCTGCACGTGCTGAGCACGCATGTACCTCCCAGCAGCTTCTAGAAACATGGACTCGTCGAGGCAGCCCCATATATTCTCCGGAGTATCCACCAGATACTTGACCCGACACGCGATCCCATACACATTGACTCGGGCCGGGTCAGTGATAGCGAGCGCGGGGGTTTTCGCTTCCGACGAGGAGGAGAGCGATCGAATGTTGCCGTGGATCGAGCTGATGTTCGCCGAGATCGACTCGCAGAGCGACTTCATGTGAACGATCGAGTCAGCCGAGTCGATTAGATCTCGGTACCGAGTCCCGACGAGTTGCCGGAGCTCCTCCTTCTTGTCCTCGATGTTCTTCCTAGTCGCCGACTCAACGCTACGGATCTCCGACATCGGTTTGGTGCGGAGGAGGGACTCAGCGTCTCTTTGACCGCTGCTTCCGAGCGAAACGGCGGCAGAAGCCGATGACATTCTCATGGTTTGTTTTTCTCCGGCGTGTTCTCTCTAGATTCTAGCAATGCATTCCACTGAGTTGAAGGAGGAGAGAAACGGAGCGGATCTGATCGGATCTAGAGATGCTTTTGCTCGGATTCTGAAGTAGATTCCCGGAATCAAGATCTAGTTTTGTAGTTTCTGTGCACTGAGTTTCTGCCATTGCTGTGGAACGAACACGACGAGAGATTAAGCGTTTTAACAAATTACATATTTACCCCGGTTTGGGTTTCGCAGTAGAAGAATTCTAATCGGAAGCTAACCGGTCCGGTTTGGTAAGTCATAGCAAGGATCATTAAATCTGGGGACTATTGTAATGTTTACCATAATAAAGGGGCAAttagataaattaaataaataaattaatggaTGAAATTGTTATTGTTCTTCTTCTCCAATAGACTTTTGCCTGCATCTCTTCGCCGATCACGATCCCTCCATCTCCGGTGATTTCCACCGTAAACTGATACGGTATTTCGTTTTACTGTATCATAAACGTTGCATCTCCCCGTATTTCACATTCCGTCATTTACATAGATCTTCAAACCTATCTATCTCCATCAACTCCGGCGGCTGCCGACGACGGCGTTTTAGCTCTGATTGGCTCGAAGAGAGGAGATCTCTAAGTATTGCTTCCCACCGTCTCCGAAATCTACCCGATCCGACATCGGATTGGAGTGAATTTTGACTTACAGTGAAGAGATTTTGAGAGAATGGTGGAGCCGGTGAACTCATCGCTTGGGAAAATGCTCTTGGAAGAGATCAGTCCAGTTGTCATGGTACTCTGCACGCCTCTTGTTGAAGAGACTTTCCTCAAGAATGGACTATCCTTTGTGGAAACGCTGAAGCCATTCTGCAACTTCAGTAATATCGATGGTGATGATAGACTTTGATTCTTTTATTCGTTTTCAAAGGTTTACTTCACCAACCGTTTAAACCGAGGTTTTGATTTCTTGTGCAGTTCCTGTTAGGACCTCAGGCGATCAGCTTTATCGGCTGAAGAAGTTTACGCTCAGATTGTTTAATGCCTCAGATATCAAACAACCAAACGTGGAGGTATGTAAAGCTTCTTGCTTTCTTACCTAGAACGCAACGTGGAAGAGGATTGTTTTGTGTTAGGTGTATGGTTGTATTAGAAGGCTCCTCCATTCTGCATCTTTGGTTGAGCTTCAAAATTGATTATGTTTACTTAATGGCTAGGTTGCAAAGCAACGGCTAGAACATGTTATCACTGAAGCTGGGGAGAAGGTTTTTGACGATTTGAAATCTGATCCTCCTCAAATTACTGATATACTCTCTAGTAAGTATCTCTATTCAATATTATGCCTTTTAagagatttttttcttatcataCCGGGTTGCTTTTCTAATGCTGATGTCTTTCCGTTACTGCAGATCCAGAGTCTGAAATTGCACCCACATGGTTTCAGTATTACAATAAGGAACTTATCCGTACACTGTCCTTTTCAGACCATGAGGCTTTTGATCATCCTGTGGCTTGTAAGACATTATAGAAAATCCAAAATTGTTGTTGTTGGCTTCATGCTTTAAACTAGGTTTGCTAATAGACTTTTCTGTTGCGTACGGAACAATTCTAAATGTGTTATTCAGGTCTCTTGGTCGTTTCATCAAAAGACGATCAACCTGTAAATAAATTTGTAGATCTTTTCAACACCAATAGATTACCTTCTTTGCTTAATGATGGTGTAATGGACCCAAAGATTTTGAAGCATTACCTGTTGGTGCATGACAATCAGGATGCCACAACAGAGAGGTAACTGTTCCTTACTACATAGTATATTATATGATTCTCATTATAACTATATGGCTGTCAAATGTAAGGCTTTAGTTGACGGGATGTAATTTCTTCTGTAGAACGTCTAAAGTTCTGTCTGAGATGAGAAGTACATTTGGAAACAATGAGTGCAACTTACTTTGCACTAATTCATCTAAAGAGGGGAACGTGGAACATCAGGCTAATCCATGGGCTTCATTTGTAAGCCTCTCATCAGTATTTTATCCAACATATTGCTCATGATTCATATATCAATCCATGTTTTTGTAAGTTcaacattttaattattttttctttctgaaagAAATCAAGTGTTTCGGCCGACAAACTTGGATGTGCTCTCACTGGCGACGATATCGTGGAGGTAACATTCGCTTTCTGATGATATTCACGCCTTTCGAATATTTTGGAATGTTTTAACCAACACTATTAGTTCTCCTCGTATATTCGAGGTAGATCAAAGATCTGATGCAAGAGTTTGCATCGAGGCATATAATTCCTTACATGGAACAGAAAGTTCGAGATCTTAATCAA is part of the Brassica rapa cultivar Chiifu-401-42 unplaced genomic scaffold, CAAS_Brap_v3.01 Scaffold1075, whole genome shotgun sequence genome and harbors:
- the LOC117131603 gene encoding conserved oligomeric Golgi complex subunit 1-like, translating into MRMSSASAAVSLGSSGQRDAESLLRTKPMSEIRSVESATRKNIEDKKEELRQLVGTRYRDLIDSADSIVHMKSLCESISANISSIHGNIRSLSSSSEAKTPALAITDPARVNVYGIACRVKYLVDTPENIWGCLDESMFLEAAGRYMRAQHVQQRLVKLEEVDQSKLLANFPLLEHQWQIVEGFKAQISQRSHERLLDPGLGLGDYVDALTAVAVVDELDPKEVLELFLDSRKTWVLQKLNACSGDDAGSVVSVFCDVLSVVQVTVGQVGELFLQALTDMPLFYKTILSTPPASQLFGGIPNPKEEVALWKLFRDNLESVMVIFEKVDISKACLAWLRECGGHIVGKVSGKRLIEAIVTGAELGSAEKLIRETMDSKEVLSGSLDWLKSVFGSEIELPWNRIRELVLDDDLNLWDEIFEEAFVERMKCIIDSRFEELAKAVNVAESVRAFSEITDEKINFQAYLNRPSTGGGVWFIEPNARKPGFIAGNKTSPEESDFQSCLTAYFGPEVSQIRDAVDHRCQNVLEDLLSFFDSEKAGPRLKDLAPYVQNKCYDSVSAILADVDKELESLCAAMKKGNNDSEAIPPAIIIEKSLFMGRLLFALLNHSKHVPLILGSPRLWCRETMNAVSDKLSSLLRQPRFGSNTPGAADSPGKQLHADLRKQSSLAVAALLKADEKTSPKFEELNKTMRDLCIKAHTLWIQWLSEELSAIFLRDLTIDDGLSATTPLRGWEETIVKEEQGESELKISLPSLPSLYIISFLCRASEEIHRIGGHVLDKSILQKFASSLLEKIIIIYEDFLSAREANEPQISEKGVLQILLDLRFASDILSGGDTSTNVEIQPKITMNRSAFRRKQGQQQTKSVNRGRIDGVISQLTQKLDPIDWLTYEPYLWENEKQSYLRHAVLFGFFVQLNRMYTDTSQKLPSNSESNIMPCSTVPRFKYLPISAPALSSRSTNKVSTPVTSNESSSRNSWNAFTNGELSQTSDLEDDSSFGVASPFLKSFMQAGSRFGSILSDGQVGIFKDRSAAAMSTFGDIIPSQAAGLLSSFTTTRYE